The sequence TGACTGAAGAAGCGATGATCGACATTCTCACGAAGCCGAAGAATGCTATCGTTAAGCAGTTCCAAAAGCTCTTCGATTTCGAAAACGTGAATCTCAAATTCACAGAAGGCGCTATGCGTGCCGTGGTGAAGGAAGCATTGAAACGTAAGACGGGAGCCCGCGGCCTGCGTGCTATCCTGGAAGAGTCGATGCTTGAGATCATGTATGAAATCCCTTCCGAGAAATCCATCAAGGAAGTGGTGATCACCGAAGAGCTCATACTCAATGGGGCTCAGGCAATTCTGGTTTATCGCACGCCCGAGGAAATGGCCGCGATCAACGCAGCCGCTGCGCGCGAAACGAAAGACCGGGACTTCGGTACGGGCGGAGCATGAGTTAAGCCCTGAAGTTCTTCTCGTCAAACACTCTCATCAGATTTGCAAGAAAGGCTCGCAAGAGCCTTTTTTAATTTTTGGCGGCGAGTAATATGGACTGTCTTCCTCGATTTTATTGCGCTAAGATACTTGTATGAGATCATCAAGTAGAGCGTAAGATTGAACGGCATCAGGCCTGACAGGGACTGGTGTGCGATCACTCATGAGGAGGCAGACAGAATGTCGGATGAGTCCAAAGACCCTGTTAGTAAGCCAGAGGCCGTCAGAATACCATTGCTTCCTCTGCGCGACATCCTGGTCTTTCCATCGACCGTCGTGCCTTTGTTTGTCGGTCGTGAGAAGTCGATCCAGGCGCTAGAGCAGGCCATGAGTACGAACAAGGAAATCCTGCTTGCCGCGCAGATTAAAGCCAAAACCAACGAGCCAGCGCCCGAGGACATCTACTCGATCGGCACTATCTCGACAATTTTGCAGCTTCTGCGTCTCCCCGACGGAACAGTGAAGGTACTGGTTGAAGGTCAGAAGAGAGCCCGGATTACCGAATACGTGCAAACCGAAGACTATTTCCTCGTGAAGGCAGAAGCCCTCCCTGAGCAGAAGTCAGCGGGCGTAGAGAACGAAGCCCTGGTCCGCACCGTGAAGATGTCCTTTGACAACTACGTAAGGCTTAACAAACGCATCCCACCCGAGATGCTGCTGTCGATCGCTTCCATGGAAGACGAATCGAAGCTGGCGGACACGCTGGTGGCTCACCTCAGCAACCTGAAGCTGCAGGACAAGCAGCGCCTTTTGGAAGAAACCAATCCAGCCAAGCGTCTGGAAGATCTCTATGGTTACATCCAATCGGAAATCGAAATCATGCGGGTCGAGAAGAAGATCCGTGCCCGCGTCAAGCGCCAGATGGAAAAGACTCAGAAAGAGTACTATCTGAACGAGCAGATGCAAGCGATCCAAAAGGAACTCGGCGACCGCGACGACGGCCGTCAGGAGATTTCGGACCTGGAAAATGCAATTAAAACGCGCAAGCTGAGTGATGAAGCCCGCGAAAAGCTCATGAAGGAAGTGAAGAAGCTCAAGCACATGTCGCCGATGTCTGCGGAAGCTACGGTTGTCCGCAACTACATCGACACTGTTCTTTCTTTGCCTTGGAATGATTTCTCGGAAGAAATCCGTGACACTCTCTATGCGGAAGATGTGCTGAACAAGGATCACTTCGGCCTTGAAAAAGTCAAGGACCGTATCCTTGAGTATCTATCCGTCCGCGTGCTGGTCGACAACATGAAGGGTCCCATCCTTTGCCTTGTCGGACCTCCTGGTGTTGGTAAAACGTCGCTCGCGCGCAGCGTCGCCACCGCCACCGGCCGTAAATTCGTTCGCGTTGCCCTCGGCGGCGTCCGTGACGAAGCGGAAATCCGCGGTCACCGCCGGACCTATATCGGTTCGATGCCCGGCAAGATCATCCACGCTCTGAAGAAAGCCGGAAAATCGAATCCTGTGATCCTGCTCGATGAGATTGACAAGCTGTCCCAGGATTTCCGCGGTGACCCGTCATCGGCGCTTCTGGAAGTTCTGGATCCCGAGCAGAACCACACCTTCAACGATCATTATCTGGATCTGGATTATGATCTGTCGAATGTCCTCTTCCTGGCGACCGCCAACTCGCTTCACACCATTCCCCGTCCTCTCCTGGACCGTATGGAAGTGATCTCGCTGGCCGGTTACACCGAAGAAGAGAAGGTTGCGATCTGCAACCAGTATCTGATTCCCAAGCAGCTGAAGGAAAACGGTCTGGATGGCCAGGACGTTCAATTCCTGCCCAAGGCTTCGCATGAACTGATTCGCTACTACACTCGCGAATCCGGTGTGCGTAACCTGGAACGCGAACTCGGTTCGATCTGCCGTAAAGTGGCGCGCAAGCACATGAAGAAGATCGAAGGTGATGCGCATGAGGAAATCAAAGGCAAGAACGGCAGCGACAGCAAGGAAATGAAGCCGCTGAAGGACAAGCTGAAGATTGCCCCGAACAGCATCAGCGAAAAGATCAACGAAAAGTCCGTGAACAAGTATCTGGGGCCACGCAAGTACCGCATCGGCCATCAGAACGAGCATAACGAAGTCGGCATGTGTACAGGCATGGCCTGGACCGAAGTTGGTGGTGATCTTCTGGTGTGTGAAGTGAATGTGCTTCCCGGCAGCGGCAAGCTCACCATCACGGGTAAGCTCGGCGAAGTCATGCAGGAATCCGCGCAGGCGGCATTGAGCTACGTGCGTTCCCGCGCGAAGTTCCTGAATATCGCCGAAGACTTCTATACGAAAGTCGATCTGCATATTCACGTGCCCGAAGGCGCGATCCCGAAAGATGGTCCCAGCGCTGGTATCACCATGGCCACCGCTCTGACCAGTGCCCTTACGCACCGCC comes from Oligoflexus sp. and encodes:
- the lon gene encoding endopeptidase La, whose translation is MSDESKDPVSKPEAVRIPLLPLRDILVFPSTVVPLFVGREKSIQALEQAMSTNKEILLAAQIKAKTNEPAPEDIYSIGTISTILQLLRLPDGTVKVLVEGQKRARITEYVQTEDYFLVKAEALPEQKSAGVENEALVRTVKMSFDNYVRLNKRIPPEMLLSIASMEDESKLADTLVAHLSNLKLQDKQRLLEETNPAKRLEDLYGYIQSEIEIMRVEKKIRARVKRQMEKTQKEYYLNEQMQAIQKELGDRDDGRQEISDLENAIKTRKLSDEAREKLMKEVKKLKHMSPMSAEATVVRNYIDTVLSLPWNDFSEEIRDTLYAEDVLNKDHFGLEKVKDRILEYLSVRVLVDNMKGPILCLVGPPGVGKTSLARSVATATGRKFVRVALGGVRDEAEIRGHRRTYIGSMPGKIIHALKKAGKSNPVILLDEIDKLSQDFRGDPSSALLEVLDPEQNHTFNDHYLDLDYDLSNVLFLATANSLHTIPRPLLDRMEVISLAGYTEEEKVAICNQYLIPKQLKENGLDGQDVQFLPKASHELIRYYTRESGVRNLERELGSICRKVARKHMKKIEGDAHEEIKGKNGSDSKEMKPLKDKLKIAPNSISEKINEKSVNKYLGPRKYRIGHQNEHNEVGMCTGMAWTEVGGDLLVCEVNVLPGSGKLTITGKLGEVMQESAQAALSYVRSRAKFLNIAEDFYTKVDLHIHVPEGAIPKDGPSAGITMATALTSALTHRPVSKDVAMTGEITLRGRVLPIGGLKEKILAAHRGGIKKIILPKENEKDLIDIPKNILKELSIVPVEHMDYVLMHALVWKHPDHSNEVQDELFEKLKKVTEAETDELSFAH